A single region of the Neomonachus schauinslandi chromosome 3, ASM220157v2, whole genome shotgun sequence genome encodes:
- the TSN gene encoding translin isoform X2 produces the protein MSVSEIFVELQGFLAAEQDIREEIRKVVQSLEQTAREILTLLQGVHQGAGFQDIPKRCLKAREHFGTVKTHLTSLKTKFPAEQYYRFHEHWRFVLQRLVFLAAFVVYLESETLVTREAVTEILGIEAVCQQCDCRRLFPAPPHLHLHQ, from the exons ATGTCTGTGAGCGAGATCTTCGTGGAGCTGCAGGGCTTTTTGGCTGCCGAGCAGGACATCCGAGAG GAAATCCGAAAAGTTGTACAGAGTTTAGAACAAACAGCTCGAGAGATCTTAACTCTACTGCAAGGGGTCCATCAGGGTGCTGGTTTTCAGGACA TTCCAAAGAGGTGTTTGAAAGCTCGAGAACATTTTGGTACAGTAAAAACACATTTAACATCTTTGAAGACCAAGTTCCCTGCTGAACAGTATTACAG ATTTCATGAGCACTGGAGGTTTGTGTTGCAGCGTTTGGTCTTCTTGGCTGCATTTGTTGTGTACTTGGAATCAGAAACACTAGTGACTCGAGAAGCGGTTACAGAAATTCTTGGCA TCGAGGCTGTCTGTCAACAGTGTGACTGCCGGAGACTATTCCCGGCCCCTCCACATCTCCACCTTCATCAATGA
- the TSN gene encoding translin isoform X1, whose translation MSVSEIFVELQGFLAAEQDIREEIRKVVQSLEQTAREILTLLQGVHQGAGFQDIPKRCLKAREHFGTVKTHLTSLKTKFPAEQYYRFHEHWRFVLQRLVFLAAFVVYLESETLVTREAVTEILGIEPDREKGFHLDVEDYLSGVLILASELSRLSVNSVTAGDYSRPLHISTFINELDSGFRLLNLKNDSLRKRYDGLKYDVKKVEEVVYDLSIRGFNKETAAACAEK comes from the exons ATGTCTGTGAGCGAGATCTTCGTGGAGCTGCAGGGCTTTTTGGCTGCCGAGCAGGACATCCGAGAG GAAATCCGAAAAGTTGTACAGAGTTTAGAACAAACAGCTCGAGAGATCTTAACTCTACTGCAAGGGGTCCATCAGGGTGCTGGTTTTCAGGACA TTCCAAAGAGGTGTTTGAAAGCTCGAGAACATTTTGGTACAGTAAAAACACATTTAACATCTTTGAAGACCAAGTTCCCTGCTGAACAGTATTACAG ATTTCATGAGCACTGGAGGTTTGTGTTGCAGCGTTTGGTCTTCTTGGCTGCATTTGTTGTGTACTTGGAATCAGAAACACTAGTGACTCGAGAAGCGGTTACAGAAATTCTTGGCA TTGAGCCAGATCGGGAGAAAGGATTTCATCTGGATGTAGAAGATTATCTCTCAGGAGTTCTAATTCTTGCTAGTGAATTG TCGAGGCTGTCTGTCAACAGTGTGACTGCCGGAGACTATTCCCGGCCCCTCCACATCTCCACCTTCATCAATGAGCTGGATTCCGGCTTCCGCCTTCTCAACCTGAAAAACGACTCCCTGAGGAAGCGCTATGACGGCTTGAAGTACGATGTGAAGAAAGTAGAGGAGGTGGTCTATGATCTCTCCATCCGGGGCTTCAATAAGGAGACTGCGGCAGCTTGTGCAGAGAAATAG